Proteins co-encoded in one Kocuria flava genomic window:
- the nirB gene encoding nitrite reductase large subunit NirB, whose amino-acid sequence MSRSPFSARSPQHVVVVGGGPAAHRFAEAALAAEDHHVRLTVLADEPWVPYDRVQLSAALTGPAGSVDLTLGGGTVWADPRVDLRLGTRAEALDPAARTVTTAAGEVLGYDELVLATGSAAARLDVPGAHHALVLRTLDDVAAIRAEVGRLRALHGRPPRGAVIGGGLLGLEAAGGLQELGAAATVVHSRRWLMNTQLDEGAGRALNALISARGVDLRLGERPTGIGLRRSDGEVCAVEFRDGPDLEADLVIVATGIRARDRLAYNAGIETAPRGGVVIDEACRTSAEHVWAIGEVASWNGECLGLVAPANAMAEIVADRLAGGRAGIGGFDTATKLKLAGVDVASFGDAHAATPECLEVVYADPARGMYQKLVVTQDAKTLLGGVFVGDAEPYNALRPLLGRELPGEPGAYLSASGGEAPAGELPDDAVLCSCNNVTTGAVREQIACGVHELGELKACSRAGTQCGSCVGMLKKTLDLELAKAGVEVSTALCEHFELSRPELFEAVRALDLGSWDEVLARFGTGLGCDVCKPVVASVLASQRDEYVLDAGRGALQDTNDRALANMQKDGTYSVVPRVPGGEITPEKLIVLGEVARRYGLYTKITGALRVDMFGARLEQLPEIWRELVDAGFESGQAYGKALRNVKSCVGSTWCRYGVQDSTGMAVRLELRYRGLRSPHKFKMGVSGCARECAEARGKDVGIISTTDGWNLYTGGNGGATPAHAQLLAQGLDDETLVRYVDRYLMYYIRTADRLQRTARWQEELDGGIEHVRAVVVEDSLGIGAELEEAMARHVERYEDEWAATLKDPERLRRFRSFVNDAAPDDSQAYVLERGQRRPATAAERERPAVLVAGPVLPVREGARRPAEL is encoded by the coding sequence GTGAGCCGCTCCCCCTTCTCCGCCCGCAGCCCGCAGCACGTCGTCGTCGTGGGCGGTGGTCCCGCCGCCCACCGCTTCGCGGAGGCGGCCCTGGCCGCCGAGGACCACCACGTGCGCCTGACCGTGCTCGCCGACGAGCCGTGGGTGCCCTACGACCGCGTGCAGCTCTCGGCGGCGCTGACCGGGCCCGCGGGGTCCGTGGACCTCACCCTCGGCGGGGGCACCGTGTGGGCGGACCCGCGCGTGGACCTGCGCCTGGGCACCCGCGCCGAGGCCCTGGACCCGGCCGCCCGCACGGTCACGACCGCCGCCGGCGAGGTGCTGGGCTACGACGAGCTCGTGCTCGCGACCGGTTCCGCCGCCGCCCGCCTCGACGTCCCCGGTGCCCACCACGCCCTCGTCCTCCGCACCCTCGACGACGTCGCGGCGATCCGCGCCGAGGTCGGGCGGCTGCGCGCCCTGCACGGGCGGCCCCCGCGCGGGGCCGTGATCGGCGGCGGGCTGCTCGGTCTCGAGGCCGCCGGCGGGCTGCAGGAGCTCGGTGCCGCGGCCACCGTGGTGCACTCCCGCCGCTGGCTGATGAACACCCAGCTCGACGAGGGCGCCGGACGGGCCCTCAACGCGCTGATCTCCGCGCGCGGGGTGGACCTGCGCCTGGGCGAGCGGCCCACCGGGATCGGGCTGCGCCGGTCCGACGGCGAGGTGTGCGCCGTCGAGTTCCGCGACGGCCCCGACCTCGAGGCGGACCTGGTGATCGTGGCCACCGGCATCCGGGCCCGGGACCGGCTGGCCTACAACGCCGGGATCGAGACCGCCCCGCGCGGCGGCGTGGTGATCGACGAGGCGTGCCGGACCTCCGCGGAGCACGTCTGGGCGATCGGCGAGGTCGCCTCCTGGAACGGGGAGTGCCTGGGCCTCGTTGCCCCGGCCAACGCCATGGCCGAGATCGTCGCCGACCGCCTCGCCGGCGGGCGCGCCGGGATCGGCGGCTTCGACACCGCCACGAAGCTCAAGCTCGCCGGGGTGGACGTCGCCTCCTTCGGCGACGCCCACGCCGCCACCCCCGAGTGCCTGGAGGTCGTCTACGCCGATCCCGCCCGCGGGATGTACCAGAAGCTCGTGGTCACCCAGGACGCGAAGACCCTGCTGGGCGGGGTGTTCGTGGGCGACGCCGAGCCGTACAACGCGCTGCGCCCGCTGCTGGGCCGGGAGCTGCCCGGCGAGCCCGGCGCCTACCTCTCCGCCTCGGGCGGCGAGGCCCCCGCCGGGGAGCTGCCCGACGACGCCGTCCTGTGCTCCTGCAACAACGTCACGACCGGGGCGGTGCGCGAGCAGATCGCCTGCGGGGTGCACGAGCTCGGCGAGCTCAAGGCCTGCTCCCGCGCCGGCACCCAGTGCGGCTCCTGCGTGGGGATGCTCAAGAAGACCCTGGACCTCGAGCTCGCCAAGGCCGGGGTGGAGGTCTCCACCGCCCTGTGCGAGCACTTCGAGCTCTCCCGGCCCGAGCTCTTCGAGGCCGTGCGCGCCCTCGACCTCGGCTCCTGGGACGAGGTCCTCGCCCGCTTCGGCACGGGCCTGGGCTGCGACGTCTGCAAGCCCGTGGTCGCCTCCGTCCTGGCCTCCCAGCGCGACGAGTACGTGCTCGACGCCGGGCGCGGGGCCCTGCAGGACACCAACGACCGGGCGCTGGCGAACATGCAGAAGGACGGCACCTACTCCGTGGTCCCCCGCGTGCCCGGCGGGGAGATCACCCCGGAGAAGCTCATCGTCCTGGGCGAGGTCGCACGGAGGTACGGGCTCTACACCAAGATCACCGGCGCCCTGCGCGTGGACATGTTCGGCGCCCGCCTCGAGCAGCTGCCCGAGATCTGGCGCGAGCTCGTCGACGCCGGCTTCGAGTCCGGCCAGGCCTACGGCAAGGCGCTGCGCAACGTGAAGTCCTGCGTGGGCTCCACCTGGTGCCGCTACGGGGTGCAGGACTCCACCGGGATGGCCGTGCGGCTGGAGCTGCGCTACCGGGGGCTGCGCTCCCCGCACAAGTTCAAGATGGGTGTCTCCGGGTGCGCCCGCGAGTGCGCCGAGGCCCGCGGCAAGGACGTCGGGATCATCTCCACCACCGACGGCTGGAACCTCTACACCGGCGGCAACGGCGGGGCCACCCCCGCCCACGCCCAGCTGCTCGCCCAGGGCCTCGACGACGAGACCCTGGTCCGGTACGTCGACCGCTACCTGATGTACTACATCCGCACCGCGGACCGCCTCCAGCGCACCGCCCGATGGCAGGAGGAGCTGGACGGCGGCATCGAGCACGTGCGCGCCGTCGTCGTCGAGGACTCCCTGGGGATCGGGGCGGAGCTCGAGGAGGCGATGGCCCGTCACGTCGAGCGCTACGAGGACGAGTGGGCCGCGACGCTGAAGGACCCCGAGCGGCTGCGCCGGTTCCGCTCCTTCGTCAACGACGCCGCCCCCGACGACTCCCAGGCCTACGTGCTCGAGCGCGGCCAGCGCCGCCCCGCCACCGCCGCCGAGCGCGAGCGCCCCGCGGTGCTCGTGGCCGGGCCGGTGCTGCCGGTGCGGGAGGGCGCCCGCCGCCCCGCCGAACTGTGA
- the nirD gene encoding nitrite reductase small subunit NirD, translating to MTLTHPGPATAPGLATAPGPATAHRRGTTTGPASGPAGQPAAERSWYDVCALADLEPLWGEAARVGGRQVALWRLDATTVLAADHRDPRTGACVLARGILGSRGGAVTVASPLHKEVYDLADGRCLSGPGPVLPVHPVRVADGRVLVGLPPGNGAAAH from the coding sequence GTGACGCTGACCCACCCCGGCCCCGCCACCGCACCCGGCCTCGCCACCGCGCCCGGCCCCGCCACCGCGCACCGCCGAGGGACCACGACCGGACCCGCGTCCGGTCCCGCGGGTCAGCCCGCGGCCGAGCGCTCCTGGTACGACGTGTGCGCCCTCGCGGACCTCGAGCCCCTGTGGGGGGAGGCCGCCCGGGTGGGCGGCCGCCAGGTCGCGCTGTGGCGGCTCGACGCCACGACCGTGCTCGCCGCCGACCACCGCGACCCCCGCACGGGGGCGTGCGTGCTCGCCCGCGGCATCCTGGGCTCCCGCGGCGGGGCCGTGACCGTGGCCTCCCCGCTGCACAAGGAGGTCTACGACCTGGCCGACGGCCGGTGCCTGAGCGGCCCGGGCCCGGTGCTGCCGGTGCACCCGGTGCGCGTGGCCGACGGGCGCGTGCTGGTCGGCCTGCCGCCCGGGAACGGGGCCGCCGCTCACTAG
- a CDS encoding MFS transporter: protein MPPLALRERPGRWLDGYRPEDPAFWESTGRPIARTNLRWSILAEFLGFAVWQLWAITVVFLPDAGFTLTDAQIFWLLSLPSLVGATLRVPYTFTVGRFGGRNWTVVSALLLLVPTVGLALAVSDPATPFWVLLALAGTAGFGGGNFASSMANITYFYPAREKGYALGLNAAGGNLGTAVAQLVVPLAVTVGAAGALALPLAGWIWVPLILLAAWGARTHMHNLSDATGDVAGSLATVKEPHFWVMSFLYIGTFGSFIGFSSVFPKLITDVFPEFSTFTVGTAALSLAFLGPLVGSVARPWGGRLADRFGGAAMTTAVFAVMALLALAVVLTLPLASFWLFLGLFLLLFTAAGMGNGTTYRMIPTIYRVRGAGGAGGVSAERKASAALGLIGAVGAYGGFAIPQVLSLSSGATGGYGTAFLGFVGFYVLALAVTWACYLRPGSAMAAHRV, encoded by the coding sequence CTGCCGCCGCTGGCGCTGCGCGAGCGGCCCGGCCGGTGGCTGGACGGCTACCGCCCGGAGGACCCGGCGTTCTGGGAGTCCACGGGCCGGCCGATCGCCCGGACGAACCTGCGCTGGTCGATCCTCGCGGAGTTCCTGGGCTTCGCGGTCTGGCAGCTGTGGGCGATCACGGTCGTGTTCCTGCCGGACGCCGGCTTCACCCTGACCGACGCGCAGATCTTCTGGCTGCTCTCGCTGCCGTCACTGGTCGGCGCCACGCTGCGGGTGCCCTACACCTTCACGGTGGGCCGCTTCGGCGGGCGCAACTGGACGGTCGTCTCGGCGCTGCTGCTGCTGGTCCCCACCGTGGGCCTGGCGCTCGCGGTGTCCGACCCGGCGACCCCGTTCTGGGTGCTGCTCGCGCTCGCGGGGACGGCGGGCTTCGGCGGCGGCAACTTCGCGTCCTCGATGGCCAACATCACCTACTTCTACCCGGCGCGGGAGAAGGGCTACGCGCTGGGGCTCAACGCGGCCGGCGGCAACCTCGGCACGGCCGTGGCGCAGCTGGTCGTGCCGCTGGCGGTCACGGTCGGCGCGGCCGGGGCGCTGGCCCTGCCGCTGGCGGGCTGGATCTGGGTGCCGCTGATCCTGCTGGCCGCGTGGGGCGCGCGCACGCACATGCACAACCTCTCGGACGCCACGGGGGACGTGGCCGGGTCGCTGGCCACGGTGAAGGAGCCGCACTTCTGGGTGATGTCCTTCCTCTACATCGGCACGTTCGGCTCCTTCATCGGCTTCTCCTCCGTGTTCCCGAAGCTGATCACGGACGTCTTCCCGGAGTTCTCGACGTTTACGGTGGGCACCGCGGCGCTCTCGCTCGCGTTCCTGGGCCCGCTCGTGGGCTCGGTGGCCCGGCCGTGGGGCGGGCGCCTGGCCGACCGCTTCGGCGGGGCCGCGATGACGACGGCGGTCTTCGCGGTCATGGCCCTGCTGGCCCTGGCCGTGGTGCTGACCCTGCCGCTGGCGAGCTTCTGGCTGTTCCTGGGCCTGTTCCTGCTGCTGTTCACCGCCGCGGGCATGGGCAACGGCACCACCTACCGGATGATCCCGACGATCTACCGGGTCCGCGGCGCCGGGGGAGCCGGCGGGGTCTCGGCCGAGCGCAAGGCCTCGGCGGCGCTCGGGCTGATCGGGGCGGTCGGCGCCTACGGCGGCTTCGCGATCCCGCAGGTGCTCAGCCTCTCCAGCGGGGCGACCGGCGGCTACGGGACGGCGTTCCTGGGCTTCGTCGGCTTCTACGTGCTGGCGCTGGCGGTGACCTGGGCCTGCTACCTGCGCCCGGGCTCCGCGATGGCCGCCCACCGGGTCTGA
- a CDS encoding FAD-dependent oxidoreductase yields MIPVHPSTAASARPRRGARSAAAPLRAGEHVVVVGYGPVAARFVEDAADLVAEGALRITVVGAEAEPAYNRVLVGEHAVGRTARDAMALSDPSALAAAGVEVLLGTTVVRLDRARRVLSLRDGAGAERELAWDRLVLATGARPNLPVLRGLNPDPAAYSHLPAGVTALRDLADAAAVRAVVARRGRVVVLGGGVLGLEAALAAAEAGCPVHVVHHGPWPMTRSLDAAGGALLERALAGAGVEVVSSAQAREVLLDDAGAFTGLALEDGRTLPGELLLLSVGVRARTELAEGAGLRTARGVLVDHELQADVEQRVFALGDCAEVLCRDPSCTVCPGRAGAGPSGLIGPGWRQAEWLAARFRAELRAVAGGGTAVVEPLVQGPEPAVRLKARAVELACAGTVSGEPWQAGPDGGSVVQWADGGAGSYLKLVLRADRTLAGYVALGLPRAAAEVGLLHERGTPVPADPGMLLRLDGVDAPAPAAPGPEATVCSCAGVSAARIVRAVDDGADSLDAVRRTTRAATGCGGCTDRVRRLVEEHAARVPA; encoded by the coding sequence ATGATTCCCGTGCACCCCTCGACCGCCGCTTCGGCCCGCCCGCGCCGGGGAGCACGCTCGGCGGCGGCACCGCTGCGGGCGGGAGAGCACGTCGTCGTCGTCGGCTACGGGCCGGTGGCCGCGCGCTTCGTCGAGGACGCCGCCGACCTCGTGGCCGAGGGCGCGCTGCGGATCACCGTGGTCGGGGCCGAGGCCGAGCCCGCCTACAACCGGGTGCTCGTCGGCGAGCACGCCGTGGGCCGCACCGCCCGGGACGCGATGGCGCTCTCGGACCCGTCCGCCCTGGCGGCGGCGGGCGTGGAGGTGCTGCTGGGGACGACCGTGGTGCGCCTCGACCGCGCCCGGCGCGTGCTGAGCCTGCGCGACGGAGCGGGCGCGGAGCGCGAGCTCGCCTGGGACCGGCTCGTGCTGGCGACCGGGGCCCGCCCCAACCTGCCCGTGCTGCGCGGGCTCAACCCGGACCCGGCCGCCTACTCCCACCTGCCCGCCGGCGTCACGGCGCTGCGCGACCTCGCCGACGCCGCCGCGGTGCGCGCCGTCGTGGCCCGCCGCGGGCGCGTGGTCGTGCTCGGCGGCGGGGTGCTCGGCCTCGAGGCGGCGCTCGCCGCGGCCGAGGCCGGCTGCCCCGTGCACGTGGTCCACCACGGGCCCTGGCCGATGACCCGCTCGCTCGACGCCGCCGGCGGCGCCCTGCTCGAGCGCGCCCTGGCCGGAGCGGGCGTCGAGGTCGTCTCCTCCGCCCAGGCCCGCGAGGTCCTGCTCGACGACGCCGGGGCCTTCACCGGCCTCGCCCTCGAGGACGGCCGGACCCTGCCGGGGGAGCTGCTGCTGCTGTCGGTCGGCGTGCGCGCCCGCACCGAGCTCGCCGAGGGCGCCGGGCTGCGCACCGCCCGCGGGGTGCTCGTCGACCACGAGCTGCAGGCCGACGTCGAGCAGCGGGTCTTCGCCCTCGGCGACTGCGCCGAGGTGCTGTGCCGCGATCCCTCCTGCACCGTGTGCCCCGGGCGCGCCGGCGCCGGTCCCTCCGGGCTGATCGGCCCGGGCTGGCGGCAGGCGGAGTGGCTCGCCGCACGCTTCCGGGCCGAGCTGCGGGCCGTCGCCGGGGGCGGCACCGCCGTGGTCGAGCCGCTCGTGCAGGGCCCGGAGCCGGCGGTGCGGCTGAAGGCCCGGGCCGTCGAGCTGGCCTGCGCCGGGACGGTGTCCGGCGAGCCCTGGCAGGCCGGTCCGGACGGCGGGTCGGTCGTGCAGTGGGCCGACGGCGGGGCCGGCAGCTACCTCAAGCTCGTGCTGCGCGCCGACCGGACCCTCGCCGGCTACGTCGCGCTCGGGCTGCCCCGTGCCGCGGCCGAGGTCGGACTGCTGCACGAGCGCGGCACCCCCGTGCCGGCCGACCCGGGGATGCTGCTGCGCCTCGACGGCGTCGACGCCCCGGCCCCCGCCGCGCCCGGCCCCGAGGCCACGGTGTGCTCGTGCGCCGGGGTCAGCGCCGCCCGCATCGTCCGGGCGGTCGACGACGGCGCCGACTCCCTCGACGCCGTCCGCCGCACCACGCGCGCCGCGACCGGCTGCGGCGGCTGCACCGACAGGGTCCGCCGCCTGGTGGAGGAGCACGCGGCGCGCGTCCCGGCCTGA
- a CDS encoding molybdopterin oxidoreductase family protein: MTLDPAGPGTPRVAGRDFPTNRGGLCRKGWTSAELLGHPERLTAPLLRGPDGELAEVPWATALDRMAHEFRAARAAHGPEAVGIFGGGSLTNEKAYQLGKFARVALGTSRIDYNGRFCMSSAAAAANRSLGLDRGLPFPVTDLDDARAVLLLGSNPAETMPPFVRHLERARAEGGLVVVDPRRTATVRLTEEGGGVHLQPVPGTDLVLLLGLAHVVVHDGLADRGYLARRTRGLETLLPGLAAWWPERVEQVTGVPAERLRRAAHLLARRREGTYVLTGRGVEQHVDGTDTATAAINLALLLGLPGRTGSGYGTLTGQGNGQGGREHGQKADQLPGYRSIADPAARAHVAAVWGVAPEDLPGPGVPAVELLRGLGTEGGVRCLWVNGSNPVVGAPDAGAVERGLRALDFLVVADFFRSETAEHADLVLPVLQWAEEEGTMTSLEGRVLRRRRAVDPPPGARDELWIMAELARRLGAPGTFDPDPAVVRDELRRASAGGRADYSGITDELLDSGAPCYWPHPAGGTGTPRVLLDRFGHDDGRAVLVPVRPRAAGRAADPGPPAHRRPALHRPGTLTLTTGRWLEHYQSGTQTRRTASLRSDRPEARLQIHPATAAGLGIDDGAPVELTAPAGTAVARAQLSTDVRPDTVFLPFHFAGDQCANRLTGTTAVDPSSAMPEFKATAVTLRPLAPDDDAGRPAGTPRRRSAPDGPVPVPDVPEARR; the protein is encoded by the coding sequence ATGACGCTGGACCCGGCCGGTCCCGGAACCCCCCGGGTCGCCGGCCGCGACTTCCCGACCAACCGCGGCGGGCTGTGCCGGAAGGGCTGGACCTCCGCGGAGCTGCTGGGCCACCCGGAGCGGCTCACCGCACCGCTGCTGCGCGGCCCGGACGGGGAGCTCGCGGAGGTCCCGTGGGCAACGGCCCTGGACCGGATGGCCCACGAGTTCCGGGCGGCGCGGGCGGCCCACGGCCCCGAAGCCGTCGGGATCTTCGGCGGCGGGTCGCTGACCAACGAGAAGGCCTACCAGCTGGGCAAGTTCGCCCGGGTCGCGCTGGGCACCTCCCGGATCGACTACAACGGCCGGTTCTGCATGTCCTCGGCGGCCGCCGCGGCCAACCGCTCCCTGGGCCTGGACCGCGGGCTGCCGTTCCCGGTCACCGACCTCGACGACGCCCGGGCCGTGCTGCTGCTCGGGTCGAACCCGGCCGAGACGATGCCGCCGTTCGTGCGCCACCTGGAGCGGGCGCGGGCGGAGGGCGGGCTCGTCGTCGTCGACCCCCGCCGCACGGCGACCGTGCGGCTGACGGAGGAGGGCGGGGGCGTGCACCTGCAGCCGGTGCCCGGCACGGACCTCGTGCTGCTGCTGGGCCTGGCCCACGTGGTCGTCCACGACGGGCTGGCGGACCGCGGCTACCTGGCCCGCCGCACCCGCGGCCTCGAGACGCTGCTGCCCGGGCTCGCCGCGTGGTGGCCCGAGCGGGTCGAGCAGGTCACCGGGGTGCCGGCGGAGCGGCTGCGGCGGGCCGCGCACCTGCTGGCCCGGCGCCGGGAGGGCACCTACGTGCTCACCGGCCGCGGGGTCGAGCAGCACGTCGACGGCACGGACACCGCGACCGCCGCGATCAACCTCGCCCTGCTGCTGGGCCTGCCCGGCCGCACCGGCTCCGGGTACGGGACGCTCACCGGGCAGGGCAACGGCCAGGGCGGGCGCGAGCACGGGCAGAAGGCCGACCAGCTGCCCGGCTACCGCTCGATCGCCGACCCGGCCGCCCGCGCCCACGTCGCCGCGGTCTGGGGTGTGGCCCCGGAGGACCTGCCCGGGCCCGGGGTGCCGGCCGTCGAGCTGCTGCGCGGGCTGGGCACCGAGGGCGGGGTCCGGTGCCTGTGGGTCAACGGCTCCAACCCGGTCGTCGGCGCCCCGGACGCCGGGGCCGTCGAGCGGGGGCTGCGAGCCCTCGACTTCCTCGTGGTCGCCGACTTCTTCCGCTCCGAGACCGCCGAGCACGCCGACCTCGTGCTGCCCGTGCTGCAGTGGGCCGAGGAGGAGGGCACCATGACCAGCCTCGAGGGCCGGGTGCTGCGCCGGCGCCGGGCCGTGGACCCGCCGCCGGGGGCCCGCGACGAGCTGTGGATCATGGCCGAGCTCGCCCGCCGGCTCGGCGCCCCCGGCACCTTCGACCCCGACCCGGCGGTGGTGCGCGACGAGCTGCGCCGGGCCTCCGCCGGCGGGCGCGCCGACTACTCCGGGATCACCGACGAGCTGCTGGACTCCGGGGCGCCCTGCTACTGGCCGCACCCCGCCGGCGGCACCGGCACCCCGCGGGTCCTCCTCGACCGCTTCGGCCACGACGACGGGCGCGCCGTGCTCGTGCCCGTCCGCCCCCGCGCCGCCGGCCGTGCCGCGGACCCCGGCCCGCCCGCCCACCGGCGCCCGGCCCTCCACCGGCCGGGCACGCTGACCCTGACCACCGGCCGGTGGCTCGAGCACTACCAGTCCGGCACCCAGACCCGCCGCACGGCCTCGCTGCGGTCGGACCGCCCCGAGGCCCGCCTGCAGATCCACCCCGCCACCGCCGCCGGGCTCGGCATCGACGACGGCGCCCCGGTCGAGCTGACCGCCCCCGCCGGCACCGCCGTGGCCCGGGCGCAGCTGAGCACCGACGTCCGGCCCGACACCGTCTTCCTGCCCTTCCACTTCGCCGGGGACCAGTGCGCCAACCGGCTCACCGGGACCACCGCCGTGGACCCCTCCTCGGCGATGCCCGAGTTCAAGGCCACCGCCGTGACCCTCCGCCCGCTCGCCCCCGACGACGACGCCGGCCGCCCCGCCGGCACTCCCCGCCGCCGCTCCGCCCCGGACGGGCCGGTCCCCGTGCCCGACGTCCCGGAAGCCCGCCGATGA
- a CDS encoding uroporphyrinogen-III synthase, whose product MSSPQSPGAPDEPGELTGFRVGVTAHRRAADFIAALERRGAQVLHAPALRISPVAEDTRVVEDTRALLAHRPEVVVVTTAYGLRRWFEAADAAGLGEDLREAFRRARVLARGAKARGQVLSLELDDAEVAEDERTSSVVDRLLAEGVAGRRVAVQLHGLTDELQLERLVAAGARVDTVAPYRWLSADDGERLPALIREVCARRLDVLTFTAAPAVDALFSTAQELGRLEELVDALRSGVTAAAVGPVCAGPLREAGIEPVVPERYRLGALVRSVCTHVAAERTLRAPTRFGPLEVRGTGAVLDGRFLALPDGQVAVLRALARVPGTVVPRSALLAGAESGHALEMTVSRLRRALPVPLVETVIKRGYRLAV is encoded by the coding sequence ATGTCCTCCCCCCAGAGCCCCGGCGCCCCCGACGAGCCCGGCGAGCTGACCGGCTTCCGCGTGGGCGTCACCGCCCACCGCCGTGCCGCCGACTTCATCGCCGCCCTCGAGCGCCGCGGCGCCCAGGTGCTGCACGCGCCCGCGCTGCGGATCTCGCCCGTCGCCGAGGACACCCGCGTGGTCGAGGACACCCGGGCGCTGCTCGCCCACCGCCCCGAGGTGGTCGTGGTGACCACCGCCTACGGGCTGCGCCGCTGGTTCGAGGCCGCCGACGCCGCCGGGCTCGGCGAGGACCTGCGCGAGGCGTTCCGCCGGGCCCGCGTGCTCGCCCGCGGCGCCAAGGCCCGCGGCCAGGTGCTCTCCCTCGAGCTCGACGACGCCGAGGTCGCCGAGGACGAGCGGACCTCCTCGGTGGTGGACCGGCTGCTCGCCGAGGGCGTGGCCGGGCGGCGGGTCGCCGTGCAGCTGCACGGGCTCACCGACGAGCTGCAGCTGGAGCGGCTCGTGGCCGCCGGCGCCCGCGTGGACACGGTGGCCCCCTACCGGTGGCTGAGCGCCGACGACGGCGAGCGCCTGCCCGCCCTGATCCGCGAGGTCTGCGCGCGGCGGCTCGACGTGCTGACGTTCACGGCGGCACCGGCCGTCGACGCCCTGTTCAGCACCGCGCAGGAGCTGGGCCGGCTCGAGGAGCTCGTGGACGCGCTGCGCAGCGGGGTCACCGCCGCGGCGGTCGGCCCGGTGTGCGCCGGCCCGCTGCGGGAGGCCGGGATCGAGCCGGTCGTCCCGGAGCGCTACCGGCTCGGCGCCCTCGTCCGCTCGGTCTGCACCCACGTGGCCGCGGAGCGCACGCTGCGGGCCCCGACCCGCTTCGGCCCGCTCGAGGTGCGCGGCACCGGCGCGGTGCTGGACGGGCGGTTCCTCGCCCTGCCCGACGGCCAGGTCGCCGTGCTGCGCGCCCTGGCCCGCGTCCCCGGCACGGTGGTCCCCCGCAGCGCGCTGCTGGCCGGCGCCGAGAGCGGCCACGCGCTGGAGATGACCGTGTCGCGGCTGCGCCGGGCGCTGCCGGTCCCCCTGGTGGAGACGGTCATCAAGCGCGGCTACCGCCTGGCGGTCTGA
- a CDS encoding alanine/glycine:cation symporter family protein: protein MTTVTEEVGWLAAVDEAVNSAFAPVTEVFSSIVFFPITIGDLSFPAVVAWLIAAGVVFTVYFGFIQFRGLKVGYEVVRGRFSAKDDPGEVPHFQALTSALSGTVGLGNIAGVGAAMALGGPGATFWMICAGLLGMATKFAECTLGVKYRDVHEDGTVSGGPFKYLPIAFGRFGRWPAKILTGVFAVAILFFGSAGGNMFQANQTFAQVQNVTGGADGFLGSATAAFVFGLVLAALVGAVIIGGIRSIGATTSRLVPAMGVVYVTACLVVILVNLDHVPAAFASIVDGAFSPEGVAGGVIGVMIVGFQRAAFSNEAGLGSAPIAHSAVKTRRPVSEGFVALFEPFVDTVVICTMTALTIIIAGAPSFGAGMAQVQAGEGTPDGVILTSDAFATVIPWFPVILAIAVVLFAFSTLVTWFYYGLKAWEYLFGRSRTSGMVFRIVYLFFTVAGCVLTFSEVIAFSDAALFVCAFVNLLGVYLLLPVIKREMKEYLADRRSGKLYRLGVEPEEAAAGRPS, encoded by the coding sequence ATGACCACCGTCACCGAGGAGGTGGGCTGGCTCGCCGCGGTGGACGAGGCCGTCAACTCGGCCTTCGCCCCCGTCACCGAGGTCTTCTCCAGCATCGTCTTCTTCCCGATCACCATCGGCGACCTGAGCTTCCCCGCCGTCGTGGCCTGGCTGATCGCCGCCGGCGTCGTCTTCACCGTCTACTTCGGCTTCATCCAGTTCCGCGGGCTGAAGGTCGGCTACGAAGTGGTCCGCGGTCGCTTCTCCGCCAAGGACGACCCCGGCGAGGTCCCCCACTTCCAGGCGCTCACCTCCGCCCTGTCGGGCACCGTGGGGCTGGGCAACATCGCCGGCGTCGGCGCCGCCATGGCCCTCGGCGGGCCCGGGGCCACGTTCTGGATGATCTGCGCCGGGCTGCTCGGCATGGCCACGAAGTTCGCCGAGTGCACCCTCGGCGTGAAGTACCGCGACGTCCACGAGGACGGCACGGTCAGCGGCGGGCCCTTCAAGTACCTTCCCATCGCCTTCGGCCGCTTCGGCCGGTGGCCCGCCAAGATCCTCACGGGCGTCTTCGCGGTGGCCATCCTGTTCTTCGGCTCCGCCGGCGGCAACATGTTCCAGGCCAACCAGACCTTCGCCCAGGTGCAGAACGTCACCGGCGGAGCGGACGGTTTCCTGGGCAGCGCCACGGCGGCCTTCGTGTTCGGCCTGGTCCTCGCGGCCCTCGTGGGCGCGGTGATCATCGGCGGGATCCGCTCGATCGGGGCGACGACCAGCCGGCTCGTGCCGGCCATGGGCGTCGTCTACGTCACCGCCTGCCTCGTGGTCATCCTCGTCAACCTCGACCACGTCCCGGCGGCGTTCGCCTCGATCGTGGACGGCGCCTTCTCGCCCGAGGGCGTGGCCGGCGGCGTCATCGGCGTGATGATCGTCGGGTTCCAGCGCGCGGCGTTCTCCAACGAGGCCGGCCTCGGCTCGGCCCCCATCGCCCACTCCGCGGTGAAGACCCGCCGGCCCGTCAGCGAGGGCTTCGTGGCGCTGTTCGAGCCGTTCGTGGACACCGTGGTCATCTGCACGATGACCGCCCTGACCATCATCATCGCCGGCGCCCCCAGCTTCGGGGCGGGCATGGCCCAGGTCCAGGCCGGGGAGGGCACCCCCGACGGCGTCATCCTCACCTCCGACGCCTTCGCCACCGTCATCCCGTGGTTCCCGGTGATCCTCGCGATCGCCGTGGTCCTGTTCGCGTTCTCGACCCTGGTCACCTGGTTCTACTACGGGCTCAAGGCCTGGGAGTACCTCTTCGGCCGCTCCCGCACCAGCGGGATGGTCTTCCGGATCGTCTACCTCTTCTTCACCGTCGCCGGCTGCGTGCTGACCTTCAGCGAGGTCATCGCGTTCTCGGACGCGGCACTGTTCGTCTGCGCCTTCGTCAACCTGCTCGGCGTCTACCTGCTGCTGCCCGTGATCAAGCGGGAGATGAAGGAGTACCTCGCCGACCGCCGCAGCGGGAAGCTCTACCGCCTCGGCGTCGAGCCCGAGGAGGCCGCCGCCGGCCGGCCGTCCTGA